A window of the Gossypium hirsutum isolate 1008001.06 chromosome A05, Gossypium_hirsutum_v2.1, whole genome shotgun sequence genome harbors these coding sequences:
- the LOC107957330 gene encoding WAT1-related protein At5g40240 isoform X2: MGKEMIGLPIVGMVMAEVAQVGLMIMGKAAMSHGMPNFVFVFYSNALASLILLPASFLFHSCFAQISGYAGIYYSSPTLATAMLNLIPGLTFILAVAFRMETLNLRSSTSQAKSLGTIVSIAGAFIVTFYKGPSLLMAPSHSSSPHLLLGQQSNWVIGGFLLAADCVFASAWLIVQASVLKKFPAELFVVFYYCFFVTLQSGIICLIMGGDLSAWSFKPDVRLVAVIYSAVFGSAFQLGVSTWCMHRTGPVFVSMFKPLGIVVSVVIGVIFLGDTFFLGSLVGAIVIVTGFYSVMWGKAKEGKLDVQTQGMMSESSSQKVALLSNNTGEP, translated from the exons ATGGGGAAGGAGATGATCGGTTTGCCTATTGTAGGGATGGTAATGGCAGAGGTTGCTCAAGTTGGACTCATGATAATGGGCAAAGCAGCAATGTCCCATGGGATGCCCAACTTCGTCTTTGTTTTCTATTCCAATGCTCTTGCCTCTCTCATTCTCCTCCCTGCTTCTTTTCTCTTCCACAG TTGCTTTGCCCAGATTTCTGGGTATGCTGGGATATATTATAGCTCGCCTACTCTGGCAACTGCCATGCTTAATCTCATCCCAGGTCTCACCTTCATCCTTGCTGTTGCTTTCAG GATGGAAACACTGAATTTGAGAAGTAGCACTAGCCAAGCCAAATCACTGGGAACCATAGTGTCAATTGCTGGGGCATTCATTGTTACTTTCTATAAAGGCCCCTCACTTTTGATGGCACCCTCACATTCAAGCTCACCTCATCTACTTCTAGGGCAGCAGTCTAATTGGGTCATTGGAGGATTTCTCCTTGCAGCTGATTGTGTGTTTGCTTCTGCCTGGCTTATTGTACAG GCATCAGTTCTTAAGAAATTCCCAGCTGAGCTTTTTGTTGTCTTCTATTATTGCTTCTTTGTCACCCTTCAATCGGGAATAATCTGTTTGATCATGGGAGGAGATCTTAGTGCTTGGAGCTTTAAACCTGATGTGAGATTGGTCGCTGTTATATACTCA GCTGTGTTTGGCTCTGCATTCCAACTTGGGGTTTCTACCTGGTGTATGCATCGGACAGGTCCTGTTTTTGTTTCCATGTTCAAGCCTTTGGGAATTGTTGTTTCAGTAGTCATTGGTGTTATCTTCTTAGGGGATACATTCTTTCTTGGAAG TTTAGTTGGTGCAATTGTCATTGTTACTGGGTTTTACTCAGTGATGTGGGGAAAAGCAAAAGAAGGGAAGTTAGACGTGCAAACTCAGGGGATGATGTCAGAATCAAGCAGTCAAAAAGTTGCTTTATTGTCAAATAATACCGGAGAACCGTAG
- the LOC107957330 gene encoding WAT1-related protein At3g28050 isoform X1 — translation MGKEMIGLPIVGMVMAEVAQVGLMIMGKAAMSHGMPNFVFVFYSNALASLILLPASFLFHRSHLPPLTFSILCWFFLLGLLGCFAQISGYAGIYYSSPTLATAMLNLIPGLTFILAVAFRMETLNLRSSTSQAKSLGTIVSIAGAFIVTFYKGPSLLMAPSHSSSPHLLLGQQSNWVIGGFLLAADCVFASAWLIVQASVLKKFPAELFVVFYYCFFVTLQSGIICLIMGGDLSAWSFKPDVRLVAVIYSAVFGSAFQLGVSTWCMHRTGPVFVSMFKPLGIVVSVVIGVIFLGDTFFLGSLVGAIVIVTGFYSVMWGKAKEGKLDVQTQGMMSESSSQKVALLSNNTGEP, via the exons ATGGGGAAGGAGATGATCGGTTTGCCTATTGTAGGGATGGTAATGGCAGAGGTTGCTCAAGTTGGACTCATGATAATGGGCAAAGCAGCAATGTCCCATGGGATGCCCAACTTCGTCTTTGTTTTCTATTCCAATGCTCTTGCCTCTCTCATTCTCCTCCCTGCTTCTTTTCTCTTCCACAG ATCACACCTTCCTCCACTCACTTTCTCTATTCTTTGTTGGTTTTTCTTGCTTGGCCTTCTTGG TTGCTTTGCCCAGATTTCTGGGTATGCTGGGATATATTATAGCTCGCCTACTCTGGCAACTGCCATGCTTAATCTCATCCCAGGTCTCACCTTCATCCTTGCTGTTGCTTTCAG GATGGAAACACTGAATTTGAGAAGTAGCACTAGCCAAGCCAAATCACTGGGAACCATAGTGTCAATTGCTGGGGCATTCATTGTTACTTTCTATAAAGGCCCCTCACTTTTGATGGCACCCTCACATTCAAGCTCACCTCATCTACTTCTAGGGCAGCAGTCTAATTGGGTCATTGGAGGATTTCTCCTTGCAGCTGATTGTGTGTTTGCTTCTGCCTGGCTTATTGTACAG GCATCAGTTCTTAAGAAATTCCCAGCTGAGCTTTTTGTTGTCTTCTATTATTGCTTCTTTGTCACCCTTCAATCGGGAATAATCTGTTTGATCATGGGAGGAGATCTTAGTGCTTGGAGCTTTAAACCTGATGTGAGATTGGTCGCTGTTATATACTCA GCTGTGTTTGGCTCTGCATTCCAACTTGGGGTTTCTACCTGGTGTATGCATCGGACAGGTCCTGTTTTTGTTTCCATGTTCAAGCCTTTGGGAATTGTTGTTTCAGTAGTCATTGGTGTTATCTTCTTAGGGGATACATTCTTTCTTGGAAG TTTAGTTGGTGCAATTGTCATTGTTACTGGGTTTTACTCAGTGATGTGGGGAAAAGCAAAAGAAGGGAAGTTAGACGTGCAAACTCAGGGGATGATGTCAGAATCAAGCAGTCAAAAAGTTGCTTTATTGTCAAATAATACCGGAGAACCGTAG
- the LOC107957329 gene encoding uncharacterized protein, with protein MAAAAAALSPFLYLDPNQRQHFHIHLNPTKTPPFLSSRNPLLSLQRLHQCNCRCSFPSSSPNSVTPSQYSFLDDPFRGSRFLSNEELEKLKALESFVYLIELESGSLWVRVMRNEEMDLTAGLLAESFAESMLMPLGYGPLLRFLVKQYLIERRAVMPHAVTLVGFYRDKGGEKGNGLAGTVEVCFDKRGANASPPTPIPPKNSPYICNMTVTKQLRRRGIGWHLLKASEELLSQMASTNEVFLHCRMIDEAAFNMYIKAGYSVVQTDSVLILLTLQRRKHLMCKKLPVYNSLYESDMSESGEELLS; from the exons ATGGCAGCAGCGGCAGCAGCACTTTCGCCGTTTCTTTACTTAGATCCTAACCAACGTCAACACTTCCATATCCACCTTAATCCCACCAAAACTCCTCCCTTTCTCTCATCTAGGAACCCTCTTCTTTCTCTCCAAAGACTCCACCAATGCAATTGCAGATGTTCTTTCCCTTCTTCCTCCCCCAACTCTGTCACTCCATCTCAGTACTCCTTTCTCGATGACCCATTTAGGGGAAGCCGTTTTTTGTCCAATGAGGAGCTTGAAAAGCTCAAAGCTTTGGAGTCTTTTGTTTACCTCATAGAATTGGAATCTGGGTCGTTGTGGGTTCGGGTAATGAGGAACGAGGAGATGGATTTGACTGCTGGGTTGTTAGCTGAGTCATTCGCAGAGTCAATGTTGATGCCTTTGGGATATGGGCCTTTGTTGAGGTTTTTGGTGAAACAGTATTTGATTGAGAGAAGAGCTGTGATGCCACATGCGGTGACTCTTGTTGGGTTTTATAGAGACAAAGGTGGAGAAAAAGGAAATGGACTTGCTGGGACCGTTGAAGTTTGCTTTGATAAAAGAGGTGCTAATGCTTCTCCTCCTACACCTATACCTCCCAAGAATTCACCATATATCTGTAACATGACTGTTACAAAGCAGCTTAGAAG GAGGGGCATTGGTTGGCATCTTCTCAAGGCAAGTGAGGAACTATTATCTCAAATGGCTTCAACAAATGAGGTATTTTTGCATTGCAGAATGATTGATGAGGCTGCATTCAACATGTACATAAAAGCAGGATACAGTGTTGTTCAGACAGATAGTGTCTTAATCTTGTTGACATTACAGAGACGAAAGCACTTGATGTGCAAGAAACTTCCCGTTTATAACAGTTTATACGAATCAGACATGTCGGAGTCTGGTGAGGAACTTCTCTCATAA